From a single Asticcacaulis sp. MM231 genomic region:
- a CDS encoding DNA-directed DNA polymerase, which translates to MAQNADTTELDERWRDGAELRWLYLDMNSYFASCAQQDEPAIRGRPVIVVPVMSDYTCAIAASYQAKALGVKTGTQVKEAREKIPGLIVREARPDRYVDLHNKILEQIDHVIPVEKVCSIDEVVCRLMGPQCLEAPARALGHRIQRRILENVGECLTSSIGIAPSRLLAKTAADMKKPLGLTVLRQDQLPGALLGLDIDEFAGIGRSMKLRLNKVGVETVRELWDMSPSRMRQVWRGIMGENFWYALHGTDPPEIETQRASITHGHVLAQELRPVEHARGVARRLTAKCGSRLRRMGYKCGGLHIYLRGADGEKLEAATRFSVTSDSFRMLQACDELWAQCARKLKGPRVKQIVVTCLHLLEAGMKPDLFGWRPEGEEDGRHMNLLSALDGINQRFGKDKVTIGPPTKMHGFVGAKIAFNRIPEQPEFWE; encoded by the coding sequence ATGGCGCAGAATGCAGACACGACAGAACTCGACGAACGCTGGCGCGACGGTGCGGAACTGCGCTGGCTCTACCTCGATATGAACTCTTATTTCGCCAGTTGCGCCCAGCAGGACGAACCGGCGATACGCGGGAGGCCGGTAATCGTGGTGCCGGTGATGTCGGATTACACCTGCGCCATTGCCGCCAGCTATCAGGCCAAGGCGCTCGGCGTCAAAACCGGCACCCAGGTCAAGGAGGCGAGGGAGAAGATTCCGGGGCTAATTGTCCGTGAGGCCCGACCGGATCGTTATGTCGACCTGCACAACAAGATCCTGGAGCAGATCGACCACGTCATTCCGGTCGAAAAGGTGTGTTCGATCGATGAGGTCGTGTGCCGGCTGATGGGGCCGCAGTGTCTGGAAGCGCCGGCACGCGCGCTCGGCCATCGCATCCAGCGGCGCATATTGGAGAATGTCGGCGAGTGCCTGACCTCTTCCATCGGCATCGCGCCGTCGCGCCTGCTGGCCAAGACGGCGGCCGATATGAAAAAGCCGCTGGGCTTGACCGTGCTGCGGCAGGATCAACTGCCCGGCGCGCTTCTTGGTCTCGATATTGATGAGTTCGCCGGTATCGGACGCTCGATGAAGTTGCGGCTGAACAAGGTGGGCGTCGAGACGGTGCGGGAGTTGTGGGATATGAGCCCGTCACGGATGCGCCAGGTGTGGCGCGGCATCATGGGGGAAAACTTCTGGTATGCCCTCCATGGCACCGATCCACCCGAGATCGAAACCCAGCGCGCCAGCATCACCCACGGTCATGTTCTGGCGCAGGAACTGCGTCCGGTGGAGCACGCGCGCGGCGTTGCACGGCGGTTGACGGCCAAGTGCGGTTCGCGGCTGCGGCGCATGGGCTATAAGTGCGGCGGTTTGCATATCTACCTGCGCGGCGCGGATGGCGAAAAGCTGGAGGCGGCGACGCGCTTTTCCGTCACCTCGGACAGTTTCCGTATGCTGCAGGCCTGCGATGAGTTGTGGGCGCAATGCGCGCGTAAACTTAAAGGCCCGCGGGTGAAGCAGATCGTTGTCACCTGTCTCCATCTCCTTGAAGCGGGCATGAAGCCGGACCTTTTTGGCTGGAGACCGGAAGGCGAGGAAGATGGCCGCCATATGAACCTGCTGTCGGCGCTCGATGGTATAAATCAGAGGTTTGGCAAGGATAAGGTGACCATCGGCCCGCCCACAAAGATGCACGGCTTTGTCGGGGCCAAGATCGCTTTCAACCGCATCCCGGAACAACCGGAATTTTGGGAGTAG
- a CDS encoding GFA family protein, translated as MPLVKLPRFPVHGACQCGHIRYRLYAAPVVFYLCHCTHCQKQSSSAFGESVKVRASDVEVFGEPAVFMVTADSGKTKRCEFCPECGTRLFHGRFVGAETFNIKGGTLDDASWLRPAGHIWTASKQAFFVISPDELAYPADPDYAKLSERWREMIGT; from the coding sequence ATGCCCTTGGTCAAGTTGCCGCGATTCCCAGTCCATGGCGCCTGCCAATGTGGACACATTCGCTATCGTCTGTATGCCGCGCCGGTGGTCTTTTATCTATGTCACTGCACGCATTGTCAAAAGCAGTCCTCTTCGGCGTTCGGTGAATCCGTAAAGGTGCGTGCCAGCGATGTCGAAGTTTTTGGGGAACCGGCTGTTTTCATGGTGACCGCAGACAGTGGTAAAACCAAGCGCTGCGAATTTTGTCCGGAATGCGGAACACGATTGTTTCATGGGCGGTTCGTAGGTGCCGAGACCTTCAATATCAAAGGCGGTACGCTGGACGACGCCTCATGGCTCCGACCCGCCGGACATATCTGGACAGCCTCGAAACAAGCGTTTTTCGTTATCAGTCCGGATGAACTGGCTTATCCTGCTGATCCGGATTATGCGAAGCTAAGTGAAAGATGGCGTGAGATGATCGGGACATAG
- a CDS encoding MFS transporter encodes MSKADTSVASTDEALLSEAEPVIPPEADDPRNERTFFRGKLLRKIRHFMNENGPLAAMFAVVFVNLVGFGIVVPLMPFFAQSLHAQAWQVTLMFTTYSLGQFFAEPYCGRLSDRIGRKPILIVTTALSVLFYMLLAFSPNIWIAILIRFFGGLSSGNISTIQGYVSDVSPPEKRSGRMSLIGGAFSLGFVIGPFIGGMLSHEGGGGNEFRLPLIGAAVLSGIACLGVMLFISESRQRRSKVEAAQPNILKTAQEAWRNPVMVRLILATLCYMAAFAGLESTFGLWAESRFHWGPKEIGAIFLFIGLAAALMQMVFMRPLTRRYGESKVLAGGLFVFGLSFALQGINHINWLITPIVMLGTLGQAVIFSSICAIIAMSTSPDKQGAMLGLNMSTGAIARITGPMLAGYLFSWLGPDAALWMGAGLTLPAALLALQVGKQQKRHAHG; translated from the coding sequence ATGTCAAAAGCCGATACCTCTGTTGCGTCCACGGACGAAGCCCTGCTGTCCGAAGCGGAACCGGTAATCCCGCCCGAGGCCGACGATCCGCGTAACGAGCGCACCTTTTTTCGCGGCAAGCTGTTACGTAAAATCCGCCATTTCATGAACGAAAACGGCCCTCTGGCGGCCATGTTCGCCGTGGTGTTCGTCAACCTGGTTGGCTTCGGCATCGTCGTGCCGCTGATGCCGTTCTTCGCGCAAAGCCTGCACGCCCAGGCCTGGCAGGTGACCCTGATGTTCACCACCTATTCGCTCGGTCAGTTCTTCGCCGAACCTTATTGCGGCCGCCTGAGCGATCGCATCGGCCGCAAGCCGATCCTGATCGTCACCACGGCGCTGAGCGTGCTCTTCTATATGCTGCTGGCCTTTTCGCCCAATATCTGGATCGCCATCCTGATCCGCTTTTTCGGCGGCCTGAGCTCCGGTAATATCTCGACCATTCAGGGCTATGTCTCGGATGTTTCCCCGCCGGAAAAGCGCTCCGGCCGCATGAGCCTGATCGGCGGCGCCTTCTCGCTAGGCTTCGTCATCGGCCCGTTTATCGGCGGGATGCTGAGCCATGAAGGTGGTGGTGGCAACGAATTTCGCCTGCCGCTGATCGGTGCGGCCGTGCTTTCGGGTATCGCGTGTCTGGGCGTTATGCTGTTCATCAGCGAAAGCCGTCAGCGCCGCAGCAAGGTCGAAGCCGCCCAGCCCAACATCCTGAAAACCGCTCAGGAAGCCTGGCGCAATCCGGTAATGGTGCGCCTGATCCTCGCCACGCTCTGTTATATGGCGGCCTTCGCGGGTCTGGAATCCACCTTCGGCCTGTGGGCGGAATCGCGCTTCCACTGGGGTCCAAAAGAGATCGGCGCTATCTTCCTGTTCATCGGTCTCGCCGCCGCTCTGATGCAGATGGTCTTCATGCGCCCCCTCACCCGCCGCTATGGCGAAAGCAAGGTGCTGGCCGGCGGGCTGTTCGTCTTCGGCCTCAGCTTCGCGCTGCAAGGCATCAACCACATCAACTGGCTGATCACGCCCATTGTCATGCTGGGCACGCTCGGTCAGGCAGTCATCTTCTCATCGATCTGCGCCATTATTGCCATGTCGACCTCCCCCGACAAGCAAGGCGCCATGCTCGGCCTCAACATGTCGACCGGCGCCATCGCCCGCATCACCGGCCCGATGCTGGCCGGCTACCTGTTTAGTTGGCTCGGCCCCGATGCGGCCTTGTGGATGGGAGCCGGCCTCACCCTGCCCGCCGCTCTCCTGGCCTTGCAGGTCGGCAAACAACAGAAGCGTCACGCCCATGGATAG
- a CDS encoding DMT family transporter, giving the protein MPLSSLLKLFGLAAIWGGSFLFMRIAAPVLGPVLLIELRVALAAVFLLGLALLWKKKLDIKADWKHFVILGLFNTAVPFLLFAWAAKSLPASLMSVLNATTPIWGALFGAIWMRNRLSVKTIIGLALGVSGVAVLVGLDGAHLSPLALLGVGAGLIAAACYAIAALYSKVAKSVDAFSNAHGSMWAATLMVLPAAPFFPAAAMPDVWVMICVAMLGIVCSGIAYILYFKLIDEVGAASATTVTFLVPIFGTLWGRLVLHEHVGLVSLVGGALIIAGVALITGFSPSALMKRRAVTAE; this is encoded by the coding sequence ATGCCCTTGTCCAGTCTGTTGAAATTGTTCGGGCTTGCCGCCATCTGGGGCGGGTCGTTCCTGTTCATGCGTATCGCGGCGCCGGTTCTGGGGCCGGTGCTGCTGATCGAACTGCGTGTCGCGCTGGCGGCGGTCTTCCTGCTCGGGCTGGCGCTGCTGTGGAAGAAGAAGCTGGATATCAAGGCCGACTGGAAGCACTTCGTCATTCTGGGCCTGTTCAATACGGCCGTACCGTTTCTGCTGTTCGCCTGGGCGGCCAAGAGCCTGCCGGCGTCTCTGATGTCGGTTCTGAACGCCACCACGCCGATCTGGGGCGCGCTCTTCGGGGCCATCTGGATGCGCAACCGGCTATCGGTGAAAACGATCATCGGTCTGGCGCTTGGTGTGTCCGGCGTGGCGGTTCTGGTCGGTCTTGATGGCGCGCACCTGTCGCCGCTGGCTTTACTCGGCGTTGGGGCAGGTCTGATCGCCGCCGCCTGTTACGCCATCGCCGCGCTCTATTCCAAGGTAGCCAAGAGCGTCGATGCCTTCTCGAACGCGCACGGCAGCATGTGGGCTGCCACGCTTATGGTGCTGCCCGCCGCGCCGTTTTTTCCCGCCGCCGCCATGCCGGATGTGTGGGTGATGATCTGTGTGGCCATGCTCGGCATCGTCTGCAGTGGCATCGCCTATATTCTTTATTTCAAGCTGATCGACGAGGTGGGGGCGGCCTCGGCCACGACGGTCACCTTCCTGGTGCCGATCTTCGGCACCCTTTGGGGCCGTCTGGTGCTGCATGAGCATGTCGGCCTGGTCAGCCTTGTCGGCGGTGCGCTGATCATTGCGGGCGTGGCCCTGATCACCGGCTTTTCGCCATCGGCCTTGATGAAGCGCCGCGCGGTTACGGCAGAATGA
- the pheT gene encoding phenylalanine--tRNA ligase subunit beta, with protein MKFSLSWLKAHLKTSADIDAVAAAMTMAGLEVEDIHDPAKALKPFTVAKVISAAQHPNADRLQVLQVDTVDGLKEIVCGAPNARAGLTTIYAPIGAYVPGLGVTLVEKPVRGVVSNGMMCSGAELEIDSDSDGILELSDDLAVGTPAAQVFGAEPVIDFEVTPNRPDWLGVHGIARDLAATGLGTFTETTPPPVKGSFPSSITVKIDGDACRHFTGRVIRGVKNGPSPKWLQDKLKSIGLKPISALVDITNYLSFDRARPLHVYDVAKLVGTTLEARLGHHKGANDEQLIALDGKTYDIGPDMCVIADAGGQRPIGLGGVMGGESTGVSDDTTEVFLECAWFEPIRIAQTGRTLSLNSDAQYRFARGVDPQSTRPGLELATQLILDLCGGEASDVVEVGAAIEGRPDVAFDPAYVAQLTGLDVPTDKIEHILTALGFGVTTGASWTVNVPSWRRDVEGKADLVEEVARIYGFNHIPATPLPSVGLRPGGVLTAQQAKARTARRALAAYGYSEAVTWSFMRQDWAKLFGGGDDKLVLANPIASELNCMRPSALPNLLEAAGRNAARGHTGAQLFEIGPIYLGLEPNDQKPTITVLKAPGKARSWQAPGEDALFALKGDLMALLDAIGAPVASLQLVQGSNAAHWHPGRSARLQLGPKQIVAEFGEPHPAVLKAMDLSGAYVGFEIRIDNLPAPKAKSGKSKGALSLSNLMPLTRDFAFLSDEKLAAGDLVRAIKGADKTLIGEAQVFDVYRGQGVPEGQKSLAIEVTLTPTDKTLTEPEIEAISSKIIAAAQKIGATLRT; from the coding sequence ATGAAATTCTCGCTCTCCTGGCTTAAAGCTCACCTCAAGACCAGCGCCGATATCGACGCGGTGGCCGCCGCCATGACCATGGCCGGCCTCGAAGTCGAGGACATCCACGATCCCGCCAAGGCGCTCAAGCCCTTCACCGTCGCCAAGGTGATCTCCGCCGCCCAGCACCCCAATGCGGACCGCCTGCAGGTACTGCAGGTCGATACGGTTGACGGCCTCAAGGAAATCGTCTGCGGCGCCCCCAATGCCCGTGCCGGCCTGACCACCATCTACGCCCCGATCGGTGCCTATGTGCCCGGCCTCGGCGTCACCCTCGTTGAAAAGCCGGTGCGCGGCGTCGTCTCCAACGGCATGATGTGCTCCGGCGCCGAATTGGAGATCGACAGCGACTCCGACGGCATTCTGGAGCTCTCCGATGATCTGGCCGTCGGCACACCCGCAGCCCAGGTTTTCGGCGCCGAGCCTGTCATCGACTTTGAAGTGACCCCCAACCGCCCCGACTGGCTGGGCGTTCACGGGATCGCCCGCGATCTCGCCGCCACCGGCCTTGGCACTTTCACCGAAACGACGCCCCCCCCGGTCAAGGGCAGCTTCCCCTCATCGATCACAGTCAAGATCGATGGCGACGCCTGCCGCCACTTCACCGGCCGCGTTATCCGCGGCGTGAAGAACGGCCCGTCGCCGAAGTGGCTGCAAGACAAGCTGAAATCGATCGGTCTCAAGCCGATCAGCGCGCTGGTCGATATCACCAACTATCTGTCGTTCGACCGCGCTCGCCCGCTACACGTCTATGACGTCGCCAAGCTCGTCGGCACCACGCTGGAAGCCCGCCTTGGTCATCATAAGGGCGCAAACGATGAGCAACTGATCGCGCTTGACGGCAAGACCTACGACATTGGTCCCGACATGTGCGTCATCGCCGATGCCGGGGGCCAGCGCCCCATCGGTCTTGGCGGCGTCATGGGCGGCGAAAGCACCGGTGTATCGGACGACACGACTGAGGTCTTCCTGGAATGTGCCTGGTTCGAGCCCATCCGCATCGCTCAGACGGGCCGCACCCTAAGCCTCAATTCCGACGCTCAATATCGCTTCGCGCGCGGAGTCGATCCGCAATCCACCCGCCCCGGTCTCGAACTGGCGACACAACTGATCCTCGATCTCTGTGGTGGTGAAGCCTCCGACGTCGTGGAAGTAGGCGCCGCCATCGAAGGCCGTCCCGATGTCGCCTTTGATCCGGCCTATGTGGCGCAACTAACTGGCCTCGACGTGCCGACCGACAAGATCGAGCACATCCTGACCGCGCTCGGCTTTGGTGTCACCACCGGCGCAAGCTGGACCGTCAATGTGCCGTCGTGGCGTCGTGACGTGGAGGGCAAGGCCGATCTCGTCGAAGAAGTCGCCCGCATCTACGGTTTCAACCATATCCCCGCCACGCCCCTGCCTTCGGTCGGTTTGCGTCCCGGTGGCGTGCTGACAGCACAGCAGGCCAAGGCACGCACCGCCCGTCGCGCCCTCGCCGCCTATGGCTATTCCGAAGCCGTCACCTGGTCGTTTATGCGGCAGGACTGGGCAAAACTGTTCGGCGGCGGTGATGACAAACTGGTGCTGGCCAACCCCATCGCCTCCGAACTGAACTGCATGCGTCCCTCGGCCTTGCCGAACCTGCTCGAAGCCGCCGGCCGCAATGCCGCCCGCGGTCATACCGGCGCGCAACTGTTCGAAATCGGGCCGATCTATCTCGGTCTGGAGCCCAATGACCAGAAGCCGACCATCACCGTACTGAAAGCGCCTGGCAAGGCGCGGAGCTGGCAAGCGCCTGGCGAAGACGCCCTGTTCGCGCTCAAGGGCGACCTGATGGCCCTGCTCGACGCCATTGGCGCCCCCGTCGCCTCGCTGCAACTGGTGCAGGGCTCAAACGCCGCGCACTGGCACCCCGGCCGTTCGGCGCGCCTGCAACTTGGCCCCAAGCAGATCGTTGCCGAATTTGGCGAACCGCATCCGGCCGTGCTCAAGGCCATGGACCTGAGCGGCGCTTACGTCGGGTTTGAAATCCGCATCGATAATCTGCCGGCGCCTAAGGCTAAGTCCGGCAAATCGAAGGGTGCGCTCAGCCTGTCGAACCTGATGCCCCTCACCCGCGATTTCGCCTTCCTCAGCGATGAAAAGCTGGCCGCCGGGGATCTGGTCCGCGCCATCAAGGGGGCTGACAAAACCCTGATCGGCGAGGCGCAGGTCTTCGACGTCTATCGCGGCCAGGGTGTGCCCGAAGGTCAGAAATCGCTCGCCATCGAAGTGACCCTCACCCCGACCGACAAGACCCTGACCGAGCCTGAAATCGAAGCGATCAGCAGCAAAATCATCGCTGCCGCGCAAAAAATCGGGGCCACCCTCCGCACCTAG
- the rplT gene encoding 50S ribosomal protein L20, translated as MARVKRGVTSHARHKKVLKLAKGFYGRRKNTIRTAKAAVDRSGQYAYRDRRNKKRSFRALWIQRINAAARIEGYTYSQFIHGLNVAGIDMDRKVLSDIAMHDMPGFSAIAAKVRAALAA; from the coding sequence ATGGCTCGTGTTAAAAGAGGCGTAACTTCCCACGCCCGTCACAAAAAAGTTCTGAAACTTGCCAAGGGCTTCTACGGCCGCCGCAAGAACACCATCCGCACCGCCAAGGCGGCCGTTGACCGTTCGGGTCAATACGCCTACCGCGACCGTCGCAACAAGAAGCGTTCGTTCCGCGCCCTGTGGATTCAACGCATCAATGCGGCTGCCCGCATCGAAGGCTACACCTACTCGCAGTTCATCCACGGCCTGAACGTTGCTGGCATCGACATGGACCGCAAGGTTCTGTCCGACATCGCCATGCACGACATGCCGGGCTTTAGCGCCATCGCCGCTAAGGTGCGCGCAGCCTTGGCTGCCTAA
- the pheS gene encoding phenylalanine--tRNA ligase subunit alpha, with protein MTVYAELQSEIAAEITAATDLAALDAVRVSALGKTGRISGLLKTLGALPPEERKTTGAAINAVRDVIQSALDDRKATLEAAHLAERLAREHIDLSLPSAPRPKGGVHPTLQVMDEMIAIFADMGFEVAEGPDIEDDFHNFTALNFPEKHPAREMHDTFFFNPDENGVRKLLRTHTSPVQIRSMISGKPPFRLIVPGRVFRCDSDQTHTPMFHQIEGLVIDKTAHMGHLKWVLETFISRFFETNDVTTQFRPHHFPFTEPSAELDVRCSWEKGELKVGSGNSWLEVLGCGMVHPNVLRACGIDPDEYQGFAWGMGVDRLAMLKYGVPDLRDMFAADTRWLGHYGFSGFSAPNSGSGLS; from the coding sequence ATGACCGTTTACGCCGAACTCCAGAGCGAAATCGCCGCTGAAATCACCGCCGCCACCGATCTGGCCGCGCTCGACGCCGTGCGCGTATCGGCGCTGGGCAAGACCGGCCGCATTTCTGGCCTGCTCAAGACCCTGGGCGCCCTGCCACCGGAAGAGCGCAAAACCACCGGCGCCGCCATCAACGCCGTGCGCGATGTCATTCAGTCGGCGCTTGATGACCGCAAGGCGACGCTTGAAGCCGCTCATCTGGCCGAGCGTCTGGCCAGGGAACATATCGACCTCTCCCTGCCCTCCGCACCGCGCCCGAAAGGCGGCGTTCACCCAACGCTTCAGGTCATGGACGAGATGATCGCCATCTTCGCCGACATGGGCTTCGAGGTCGCCGAAGGGCCGGATATCGAGGACGACTTCCACAACTTCACCGCCCTGAACTTCCCCGAGAAGCATCCGGCGCGCGAAATGCACGACACCTTCTTCTTCAACCCCGACGAGAATGGGGTTCGCAAGCTGCTGCGCACCCATACCTCGCCGGTGCAGATCCGCTCTATGATATCCGGTAAGCCGCCGTTCCGTCTGATCGTGCCCGGCCGCGTCTTCCGCTGCGACTCAGATCAAACCCACACGCCGATGTTCCACCAGATCGAAGGTCTGGTGATCGACAAAACGGCGCATATGGGCCATCTGAAATGGGTGCTGGAAACCTTTATCTCGCGCTTCTTCGAGACCAACGACGTCACCACCCAGTTCCGCCCGCACCACTTCCCGTTCACCGAACCCTCGGCCGAACTCGATGTGCGCTGCTCGTGGGAAAAGGGTGAACTTAAAGTCGGCTCCGGCAACTCGTGGCTCGAAGTGCTCGGCTGCGGCATGGTCCATCCGAACGTGCTGCGCGCCTGCGGCATTGATCCCGATGAATATCAGGGCTTCGCCTGGGGCATGGGCGTCGATCGTCTGGCCATGCTGAAATACGGCGTGCCCGATCTGCGCGACATGTTCGCCGCCGATACGCGCTGGCTTGGCCACTACGGCTTTAGTGGTTTTAGCGCCCCGAACAGCGGCAGTGGGTTGAGCTGA
- the infC gene encoding translation initiation factor IF-3, protein MQTPPPKDGPRINQDIKVPRVLLIDAAGEKQGIMPTSSALEAAEEAGLDLVEVSPTADPPVCKILDYGKYRFQEQKKKAEARKKQKVVEIKEIKLRPNIDIHDYEVKAKAMTRFFEEGDKVKVTLRFRGREMAHPELGMKLLNKVKADFEPTTKVEYEPRMEGKQMIMILAPK, encoded by the coding sequence ATCCAAACCCCGCCTCCCAAAGACGGCCCCCGCATCAATCAGGACATCAAAGTCCCTCGCGTCCTGTTAATCGACGCCGCCGGCGAAAAACAAGGCATCATGCCGACTTCGTCCGCCCTGGAAGCCGCTGAAGAAGCTGGATTGGACCTCGTCGAAGTCTCTCCTACCGCTGACCCGCCTGTTTGCAAGATCCTCGATTACGGCAAGTACCGTTTCCAGGAGCAAAAGAAAAAGGCCGAGGCGCGCAAGAAGCAGAAGGTCGTTGAAATCAAGGAAATCAAGCTTCGCCCCAATATCGATATCCACGATTACGAGGTGAAGGCCAAGGCCATGACGCGCTTCTTTGAAGAAGGCGACAAGGTCAAGGTGACGCTCCGCTTCCGCGGCCGCGAAATGGCGCACCCCGAACTGGGCATGAAACTGCTCAACAAGGTGAAAGCCGATTTCGAGCCCACCACCAAGGTCGAATACGAACCGAGGATGGAAGGCAAGCAGATGATCATGATTTTGGCGCCCAAATAG
- a CDS encoding cupin domain-containing protein — protein MSRFLHFDRSLVTPEQERPVPERVIDGDPVFTTWLLETTPDEKTYAGYWAATPGTWRVSYDEWEYCTILEGHAVVTENGKAPVTLTAGDHIIFRAGYQGQWQVIAPVLKTFVIILP, from the coding sequence ATGTCCCGTTTTCTTCACTTCGACCGTTCACTGGTCACCCCCGAACAGGAGCGCCCCGTGCCGGAACGGGTGATCGACGGCGACCCGGTTTTCACCACATGGCTGCTGGAAACAACGCCGGACGAGAAAACCTATGCCGGTTATTGGGCCGCCACACCCGGCACTTGGCGGGTCAGCTACGACGAGTGGGAATATTGCACGATCCTCGAAGGTCATGCGGTCGTCACGGAAAACGGCAAGGCGCCGGTCACCTTGACAGCCGGTGACCACATCATCTTCCGTGCCGGCTATCAGGGGCAGTGGCAGGTGATCGCGCCGGTGCTGAAAACCTTCGTGATCATTCTGCCGTAA
- a CDS encoding DUF1800 family protein, with translation MASPTAAISGHSIAGISFCRRVLGQSPLRSPSVFNFFRPGYVPPNTDLANNSLVAPEFQLVNESTVAGYLNFMMNFMRYGYYDLMPDYSQIQPTVSDSAALLAKLNLNLCANQLSSGTVATIKAALDPAQYEVDRQDAYKYDRALSALFLVMASPEYLIQK, from the coding sequence TTGGCGTCACCAACAGCAGCGATAAGTGGACACTCTATAGCTGGGATCTCGTTCTGCCGACGAGTTCTCGGACAGAGCCCTTTACGATCTCCATCGGTTTTCAATTTCTTCCGACCGGGCTATGTGCCCCCCAACACGGATCTGGCCAACAACAGCCTGGTGGCGCCGGAATTCCAGCTCGTCAATGAGAGTACCGTTGCCGGTTATCTCAATTTTATGATGAATTTCATGCGCTACGGCTATTACGACCTCATGCCGGACTACTCTCAAATTCAACCCACGGTCAGCGACAGCGCCGCTCTGTTGGCGAAGCTGAACCTGAATCTGTGCGCCAACCAACTTTCCTCCGGGACGGTGGCGACCATCAAGGCGGCGCTCGATCCGGCACAGTATGAAGTCGACCGTCAGGATGCCTACAAATATGATCGCGCCCTGTCCGCTCTCTTTCTGGTCATGGCCAGCCCCGAATACCTGATCCAGAAATAG
- the rpmI gene encoding 50S ribosomal protein L35: MPKLKTKSGAKKRFRITASGKVKAGVAGKRHRLISHNAKYIRQNRGTEVMSKPDIVKIKSYMPYA, encoded by the coding sequence ATGCCCAAGTTGAAGACCAAGTCGGGCGCTAAAAAGCGTTTCCGCATCACTGCCTCAGGCAAGGTAAAGGCCGGCGTTGCCGGTAAGCGTCACCGTTTGATCTCTCACAACGCCAAGTACATCCGTCAAAACCGGGGTACCGAAGTGATGTCCAAGCCGGACATCGTGAAGATCAAATCCTACATGCCTTACGCCTAA
- a CDS encoding glycosyltransferase family 4 protein translates to MSPSPFTACVLQVVPELDTGGVEQTVVDVSEAIISAGGRSIVATRGGRLEKRLERGGAQVIHLPVHSKSPLVQWQNYQALRKIIRTEHVNIVHVRSRAPAMAAIGAARAEGIRSVATYHGIYNAKSALKRWYNSQMTRADMTIANSDFTRAHILQTYPDVPSERIISIPRGVDLKRFDPEAFDVRKIMELEEAWGLPEKDQRIRFLLAARLTRWKGQAFIIEAAHLLKTQGTDNFVILLAGDDQGRCDYTQGLQASIETYGLGDHVRLVGHCADMPSAYSACHFALAPSLDPEAFGRTAVEPQAMQRPPLAAAHGATVETVLPGDTGWLVTAGDAQKWADALKEAIDMPEKARFAMGQRGREHVKALFGLPLMCERTLDVYRALLISGARQIRG, encoded by the coding sequence ATGTCGCCTTCCCCCTTCACCGCGTGCGTTTTGCAGGTCGTCCCCGAACTCGATACCGGCGGCGTCGAGCAGACCGTGGTGGATGTCAGCGAAGCGATCATCTCAGCCGGCGGGCGCTCGATCGTGGCGACTAGGGGCGGACGGCTGGAAAAACGGCTGGAACGCGGCGGCGCTCAGGTCATCCACCTGCCGGTCCACAGCAAAAGTCCGCTGGTGCAATGGCAAAACTATCAGGCCTTACGCAAGATCATCCGCACCGAGCACGTCAATATCGTCCATGTCCGTTCGCGCGCCCCCGCCATGGCCGCGATCGGCGCCGCCAGAGCCGAGGGCATCCGCAGCGTGGCCACCTACCACGGCATCTATAATGCGAAATCGGCCCTCAAGCGCTGGTACAACAGCCAGATGACGCGCGCCGACATGACCATCGCCAATTCCGACTTTACACGCGCCCATATCCTGCAAACCTATCCTGACGTGCCGTCAGAGCGCATCATCAGCATCCCGCGCGGGGTCGATCTCAAGCGTTTCGATCCCGAAGCCTTCGATGTGCGCAAGATCATGGAGCTGGAAGAGGCCTGGGGGCTGCCGGAAAAAGATCAGCGCATCCGCTTTCTGCTGGCGGCGCGCCTGACGCGCTGGAAAGGGCAAGCCTTCATCATCGAGGCCGCGCATCTGCTGAAAACGCAAGGGACGGATAATTTCGTGATCCTGCTGGCCGGTGACGATCAGGGCCGCTGCGATTACACTCAAGGCCTGCAAGCCAGCATCGAGACTTACGGTCTGGGCGACCATGTCCGGCTGGTAGGACACTGCGCCGACATGCCCTCAGCCTACAGCGCCTGCCATTTCGCGCTGGCGCCCTCGCTCGATCCGGAAGCGTTCGGCCGCACGGCGGTGGAGCCGCAGGCCATGCAGCGCCCGCCTTTAGCCGCCGCCCATGGCGCTACGGTCGAGACCGTTCTGCCCGGCGATACCGGCTGGCTGGTGACAGCGGGCGATGCGCAAAAATGGGCAGATGCGCTGAAAGAAGCCATCGATATGCCGGAGAAAGCGCGCTTCGCCATGGGCCAGCGCGGGCGCGAACATGTGAAGGCCTTGTTCGGTTTGCCGCTGATGTGCGAACGCACCCTTGATGTTTATCGCGCGCTGCTTATCTCAGGCGCACGGCAAATTCGCGGTTAA